The segment GACTGCACCCAGCGGACCAGCTTACGCACGGCCCGCCGTGAAGCCTTCTGCACCTGGCCCTTGGTCGCCGCGAACTGCTGAGCAATGCGCTCCACCTCTAAGGTGTTCGTCTGCAAATAGACCGAGGCCATTAGCTCATGACCTCCACGATTGCATCGGCTTTAGTAAGATCGATCACCGTCACCCCGGCACCGTCGGGTTTGACGTCCGTGACGTCGTATTCCGTTCCGACCACGGTGATGGTGGATTCCCCCCGCATGATCCCCGCCGCGTCCGAAGCTTTGCAGGTCAATTTATGCGCGGCTGTTTCCAGGGCAAAACCGTCTCCCAGCTCATGCAGGGCAAACGGCGCATCCAAATACCCCAGGAAGCTGCGCGTACTGCCGTCCGGCAAGGTCACGATCACTTCCTGAGCATCCAGCCCCGCGAAGAAGAACTCAAGATCATCTGCAAACAAGGAGTCCATTAGGCAGCCTTCCTGCCACGATCACCAAACCACCAGGCCACGCACAAGGTCGCCAGATAGAGGATGGTGCACACGATGCGTTTTTGCAGATCCATGGCCATGGCAATATCAATGCGCTCGATGCCCGCAGCCTCCAGAGCCGCCTGGACCTCGCAGCGAGTGTCCCAAATCAGCCAGAGCATAAAGATGGTCAGCCCTGGGCGCGTTAACCCACGCACAACATCCACCAGCACCAGCAAGGTACGGTTGACCGCCAGCTTGACCTTGAACCCACGCGAGTAGGTCGCCTGATCATGCTCATAGGATGCTGCCTGCAGATCGTCGGCGGACTCCTGCATGCGCACCTCGCCCTCACGCGCAGCAGCGCGATCGCGGTATTCCCATTCCTTGTCCATCATCTCCATATCCAGCACGCGCATCTCGCGATCGTGAGCCATCTCCTGACGGCGTTTGAAATAATCGCCAACGCCTTTGAACAAGGAACCGAGCAGGCCCGTCGCGCCGCCCGAAATAATGGAGAGCAAAAACTCAAGCATGGGAAAAAGCCTCCCGAATTTTGAGGATGAAAGGCTGGCCGCCCAAAGCCGCCATGAACCTGCTCAAGGCAGGACGCGAACAAAGCACGGCTCGCTGGTCCCCCAGACGACCATGATGCAAACCGGGCAAAATGCAGCCGTGAGAATGGGTACGCCAACCACGATTTGAATCGCCCGCCAAATTGCCTCCGTGGATCAGCACCCCAGTACGCCCGGGCACCTTCCCCACGAGATAGACCGTTCCAAACCGAGGGGAGCGCACCAGGTGGCAGGGATAATCCCCCACGGGGATGCAGGAGACGTTGCGACGATTGCCATGGTCCGGCAGTTCCGCCGTGCGCAATAGCTGGCCCGCAATGGCCAGCGAGCCAAACGTCCCCTGCTCACCCGTGCTGGAGCGGGTTAAAAACACCGTTTTCATCGGCTCACGCCCCGCTCGTTGAGGATTTCTTCCTTCTTTTCCGTGGGCAGGTCCGAATGCAGGATCAGCGCACGCAGCATCCGGAACTGGATATCAAGCTTGCGCTGGATACTGCCGTTGGTACGGCACTCCTGCTCGTGGTTAAGCCTGCACTGAGCCTTGGTCACAAAAGAACCACCCAGAACCAGACGCACGGACAGAGCCGTGATGATAGAGATAATGGCGCTACCGAGGAGCGTTTCTAGCGGGGTCAGTGTCATCGTGCGTTCCTGCTTGGAATGTCCGGTTACTTTCCGGCCTTCTTCGTATCCTTGGCCTCGGGCTCTTCGCCGCCCTGCCCCGCCTGCTGCAGCTGAGCCTCAAGCCCTTCAGCATATTCCTGAGCCTGCTCCAGCTTGGCGTCGAAATCGGCCTGCGCGATTTGCAGCTCTTCACCCTTGGCTGCAAGCTGCTGGTGCAGTTCGGCCACCTGGGTCCGGAGAGCTTCCATCTCGGGATTGATCAGAGAAGGCGCATCGGCCTCGGCCGCATATTCCTGGGCCAAGCCCTGGTCGATGAGGTCCCGGGCTTCTGCTTCGGGCAGGGGCACTGCTTTCCCAGCAGGCACCTGGCCTTCCTTGCCGCTATAGGTCACAGCCATGACGACCTTGATTTTCTTCTTTGCCATGACGACCTCCTAGAGCACTTTGGCGTAGACAAAGCCGCCGGATTGTTTGGGGAACGGGAGCGGGCGGGACTCGACACCCATCCAATAGGCGGAGGGATTTTCCTCTTCCCAGGCCTTGGCGAAATACTCGTTGGGCTTGCCGTGGTTCTTGAGATCCTCGGGCACGCCGAACTCGATGCTGCACTTGGCAGAGGTGGAGCCCAACAGGACATAATCAGGGTGCAGCAGATGCTGAACCGTGCCATCGAAGTCCTCGTACTCACCGCCGTAGGAGTAGATATCCAGGCCGTTGTATTCACCCTTGCGCAGCTTGTTCACGTCCGGGGAAAGGCTCCCAATCTCGATGCGACGGCGATCCAAATCGTCCTTAATCTTGGCGTTGCCCTTGAAAGCGCGCCAAGCGTTGGTGCCCATGACGCACACATCCGCACCCACCCCGGCGGCATTCAGGATGAGCGCGGCCCAGTCCTCGAAATTGGCTTCGGGATCGCCGCCGTCCTGGCCCCACTTCACGCCATCACCAAGCACGATCTTGTGCTCAGCGGGCATGAGAAAATCGATGTCCAGGACCTTCATCCCCTCCTGAACAACGGACAATCCGCCCTTGACCGCTTGGGCGCACATGAACTCGATGGTCAGTTCGATGTCGTCTTTGATGGCATCCAGGTCGCGGACGATGGTCTCCTCGATGGCGGCGTCCAGATCTTCTGGCGTATTGCGATAGGGTCCCTGACCCGGACGGCTGACGTCGATCAACTCCGGTGCGGAGAAACGTTCGATGGGGTTCATGCGCGGAGTCTTGACCGTGCGCAGCTCACGCTTGGTTTTGGGGGACAGGGTTCCACCCTCGTAGTCGGTCACAAAGGGGACCAGGGTACGGCCGCGAACCAGCACTTCCAGCTCAGCAAACTTGCTGGGCAGCTTGTTGCGGGTACGGAAGAATAGCTCCTTGAACAGACCCGGGAGCGGCTTGCGGGCGGTGATGACCTCGGTCAAAGTCCGGGCATCGAACTGAAGAGGCAGTTGAGTGGGCATATTGAATTCTCCTTGCTAGTTACTTGACGTACAGGCCCTTGGTAGCCAGGGCGGTGACGGCTGCGGCCTTTTGCTCGGCAGTCGCGGCATCGGGCCAACCGAGGCCTTTGCCCCGAAACTCACCATGCACGTATACGTTCGCGCTGATGTCTCCCGCGCTGGGCACACGGACGTCCTCCACCAGGATCACGGCGGCAACTTCACTGCCGTCAGCGGCGGCAGGGTTCCAAGGCACGGCTTTACCTGTGGCGGTGACAAGACCGAGCACCGTTCCGGCAACGAGATCCACTTCCGCACCGCTGGAGGCCAGCACGCAATGCTTCATGATCGCAGGATGACTGCCCACAAAGTTCGGGGCCTGGTAGCTTGCAACGTGCATGGCCTACCTCCTTTCCAGTTTTTTCATGCGTTCAGCCGAGGCCGCCCGCTTCATATCGGGGGTCTCAGGCTGGGGCTGCCGGGTGGCATGGACGGGGGACGGGCCGCTGTCATGCAGGGCCTGCAAAATCTGTTTGCGTGACTCGCTTTCGTCCCCGCCTTCGTCCTCGGGCTTCTGCGCGGATGCAGCGAGCAACGGCGCAAGGGCTTCGAGCTGTACGGAGGAAACCCCGGCATCGGCCAGCGCCTGAAAACGGTCGGCGGCTTCGTCACCGGCCACGGTGCGGATCAGGGTGGCGGCTTCGGCCATGGCCTGCTTTCGGCCCTGTTCCTGCGCGCCGTCTTTGGCCTCTGTTTCGATCTGCGCGAGCAGCTCCGGATGCTGGGCTTCCAGCTCCTTTCTGGTCATGGGAGATGACTCCTGTGTTAGACGTTCGATGAGTTCTTCACGGCCTGCGACGATGCCGCTGACAAGCCCCAATTCCAGGGCCTTTTCAGCGAAAAATGTTTTGCCGTCCGCCCACTGGTCCACGCCCGAGGCATCAAGGCCCATGCCCTGGGCAACGTCCTCAGTGAACAGGCTGTAGAGGGTGGTGCATTGTTCCTGCAGGCAGGCTTGATCTTCCTCGGACAAGGGGTTGTCCGGGTTGCCCACAACCTTCCATTTGCCCGCATGGACGTAAGTGACGTTCACGCCGAGCTGGTCGTTGTACTTGGACCAATCCAGGTGCTGCATGACCACACCCACGGAACCTACCTCGGCAGTCTTGGGTGCGTAAATCTTGCCCGTGGCCGCGCCGATCCAGTACGCGGCGGACATCATGGTGCCGTCGGCATAGGCACACATGGGCTTTTCGTCCCGGACCGAATAGATCCAGTCAGCTAGGACCTTCACGCCGTCGGCACCACCGCCGGGGCTATCCACATTCAGCAGAAGAGAACGCACTGAGCTATCAGCTAGAGCCGCTTGGATATCCTCGCGAATCTGCTCGTAGCCCTGTGCCCACCAGCCGCCGCGCTTGGACAGCACACCTTGGATGTTGATCACGGCCACGCCGCTGATGACGTCATAAGAGGCGCGAGCCTGCTCGGACTGACGACCAAACAGGCCCGCACCAGCCGAGGGATGGCGGGTTTCAAGATAGATACGTTCCACGGCGCTGGGCGCGACCGCCCACAAGCGCTGCCCCAAAAGCTCAAACATCGGCGATCTCCTGTTGCTTGCTATCCAGTTCACGCAGGCGGGCTTCTTCGGCTTCGCGCTGGTCCCAGACCTCCTCGATATCGCCACCGCGTTCGGCAATAACGTCGGCGTAAGTGGTCAAGCGGGCCTCCAGGGCCTTGGTCGAGGCCACGACTTCCTTCACCGGATCCACATACCCACGAGCGGGGCCAATCCAGGTGGCGTTGGTGTAGGCAGCCATCGCGTCATAAAAATCGGGAGCGCCCTGGGGCAGCGTGATGATGCCGCGCAGCCAGGCTTCTTCCTGGATCATGCTCCAGATGGGCTGGCAATAATGACGCACCAGCCAGGTGCGGTAGAGCATGAAGATGCGCCAGGCCTCCAACAATGCGGCCCGGGCGGAGGAATAGTTGGTCTTGGAAAAATCCTTGGCCAGGACCTCGTAGGGCATGCCCACAGAAGCGGCCATGGAACGCATGATCAGCTCGGCAAACGAGGTGAAGTTGTTGCCGGGCCGTTTGCTTTCGATGGGGATGGGCTCTTCACCCGGATTGCCATAGGCGACCGTGCCGGGGGGAAGATTCTGGAAATAACGACGCTGATCCTCTTCGCCTTCCACTGGCTGGGGCTGCGCCCACTGGCGAGCAACGGCTTGGGGGTCCTTGGTGGCGATGAACACCGGGAAGGACGCGGAGACGATCTGCGCCATGAGCTCGTAGTCGAAGGAGTCGTTCAGATGCCGGAACAGCTTCATGCCCGGGGCGAGCTTGGGCACACCGCGCACCTGTTCGTCCTCCTCCGCTCGGAAGCAGTGGAACACGCCAGGGCGGTGCCCGGTCAGCGCCGGACGCCGGACAAAGTGGGCCGAACCAAGGAGGGAGAATGGTTGGTTCAGGCCCACTCCCCGGCTCGGCTCAGGGCTGGCAATCCAATAGGCAAGGGGACGGCCGATGGGCGACAGCTCCACGCCGTCTCGAAGGGACGTATCCATGGTGCGGTCGGAGGGGGTACAAAGACGCGCCGGATGCACATCCTGAAACGCCAGAGAAAAGGTACGGCCCGGATCATCGAGCATCAGCGGCAGATGCACCAGCTCGCCCATGCGCAACAGCGAGCGCATGCCCAGAAAGACAAGGTCGTCAAAATGGAGCTTACCCGAGACGTGCGCCTCAGCAGACCACAGTCGCCAGGCCCACTCCATCTGCTCGTTTAGGTCTTTGGCGGCTTCCTGCGAGATACCCAAGCGCTTCCAATTCACTCGCGCCTGGGGCTTGATGCCTGAGCCGACCGTATTCACGGTCATGGAATCGACAACCGAAGCGGCAGCCCAATCGTTGGCGGTCAAATCCTCGGAGCGGGTCTGCGCGGTGCCACGCTCGAAAGCCTCGTGGGAAATGGTCGTGCGGGTGGGACGGTAGTTGCTGAGGGTACCGCGATGCCGCCCGGCGTCGCGCGAGATAGACGGCATGGAGCGACCAAGGGCGGAGGCCATGCGCAGGGAGCGCTTGCGAGTCAGCGCCGGTGCCCTCATCGCACAACCCGCCCGGTGACGAACACGGGGCCGGACTGACCAACGAGCTTGCAGCGCTCCGCATCAAGCCATTCGATAGTGGTGCGGATCTCCGGCGCGTCCTGCAGCGTGAGCGTGCGCCCTGCTATAGAGTACGCTTTACCCCGCGACACGGAGAGAAGCGCCTTCTTCCAGGCGGCTATCTGCTGCTCAAGCTCTTCTGTTGACCAAATAGACATGCCCGGCAGGATAGACCGGGCCGGGCATCATGTCGTGGACGTGGTGGACGTGGTGGACGGAAAAAAATATTATAAAACGACAAACTAATTATATATTCACAAACACAGACAGTTATCTAACCAACCCCAGGCAATCATCTATCCGAGCAATTTCTTCTTTAATTCTATTTCAATTTTTTTCAATGAACCTTTAAGAATATTATTTTCTGCATAAAAACTAAAATCAGAAATACAGCCTTGTTTTATTATAGCGGTATCTCCATAACTACCACTCTCTTTATCAAGAGCATTATTGAAAAACATATCCATTATAACATCATAATTCATCGATAAACCAACCTGAGACATTGAAATATCGGCAAGATCAACACCCTTCATTATCAATGCATCTCGATAAACAAATTCATCAACAACCCGTTTAATATCTTTAATAAGCAAAATATATGAATATTTCGTTTCGCCGCGTTTTGCTTTCAACGATTC is part of the Desulfovibrio ferrophilus genome and harbors:
- a CDS encoding head-tail joining protein, with protein sequence MDSLFADDLEFFFAGLDAQEVIVTLPDGSTRSFLGYLDAPFALHELGDGFALETAAHKLTCKASDAAGIMRGESTITVVGTEYDVTDVKPDGAGVTVIDLTKADAIVEVMS
- a CDS encoding DUF5675 family protein, translated to MKTVFLTRSSTGEQGTFGSLAIAGQLLRTAELPDHGNRRNVSCIPVGDYPCHLVRSPRFGTVYLVGKVPGRTGVLIHGGNLAGDSNRGWRTHSHGCILPGLHHGRLGDQRAVLCSRPALSRFMAALGGQPFILKIREAFSHA
- a CDS encoding major capsid protein produces the protein MPTQLPLQFDARTLTEVITARKPLPGLFKELFFRTRNKLPSKFAELEVLVRGRTLVPFVTDYEGGTLSPKTKRELRTVKTPRMNPIERFSAPELIDVSRPGQGPYRNTPEDLDAAIEETIVRDLDAIKDDIELTIEFMCAQAVKGGLSVVQEGMKVLDIDFLMPAEHKIVLGDGVKWGQDGGDPEANFEDWAALILNAAGVGADVCVMGTNAWRAFKGNAKIKDDLDRRRIEIGSLSPDVNKLRKGEYNGLDIYSYGGEYEDFDGTVQHLLHPDYVLLGSTSAKCSIEFGVPEDLKNHGKPNEYFAKAWEEENPSAYWMGVESRPLPFPKQSGGFVYAKVL
- a CDS encoding head decoration protein; the protein is MHVASYQAPNFVGSHPAIMKHCVLASSGAEVDLVAGTVLGLVTATGKAVPWNPAAADGSEVAAVILVEDVRVPSAGDISANVYVHGEFRGKGLGWPDAATAEQKAAAVTALATKGLYVK
- a CDS encoding S49 family peptidase, with translation MFELLGQRLWAVAPSAVERIYLETRHPSAGAGLFGRQSEQARASYDVISGVAVINIQGVLSKRGGWWAQGYEQIREDIQAALADSSVRSLLLNVDSPGGGADGVKVLADWIYSVRDEKPMCAYADGTMMSAAYWIGAATGKIYAPKTAEVGSVGVVMQHLDWSKYNDQLGVNVTYVHAGKWKVVGNPDNPLSEEDQACLQEQCTTLYSLFTEDVAQGMGLDASGVDQWADGKTFFAEKALELGLVSGIVAGREELIERLTQESSPMTRKELEAQHPELLAQIETEAKDGAQEQGRKQAMAEAATLIRTVAGDEAADRFQALADAGVSSVQLEALAPLLAASAQKPEDEGGDESESRKQILQALHDSGPSPVHATRQPQPETPDMKRAASAERMKKLERR
- a CDS encoding phage portal protein, whose amino-acid sequence is MRAPALTRKRSLRMASALGRSMPSISRDAGRHRGTLSNYRPTRTTISHEAFERGTAQTRSEDLTANDWAAASVVDSMTVNTVGSGIKPQARVNWKRLGISQEAAKDLNEQMEWAWRLWSAEAHVSGKLHFDDLVFLGMRSLLRMGELVHLPLMLDDPGRTFSLAFQDVHPARLCTPSDRTMDTSLRDGVELSPIGRPLAYWIASPEPSRGVGLNQPFSLLGSAHFVRRPALTGHRPGVFHCFRAEEDEQVRGVPKLAPGMKLFRHLNDSFDYELMAQIVSASFPVFIATKDPQAVARQWAQPQPVEGEEDQRRYFQNLPPGTVAYGNPGEEPIPIESKRPGNNFTSFAELIMRSMAASVGMPYEVLAKDFSKTNYSSARAALLEAWRIFMLYRTWLVRHYCQPIWSMIQEEAWLRGIITLPQGAPDFYDAMAAYTNATWIGPARGYVDPVKEVVASTKALEARLTTYADVIAERGGDIEEVWDQREAEEARLRELDSKQQEIADV